In Streptomyces sclerotialus, one genomic interval encodes:
- a CDS encoding MerR family transcriptional regulator translates to MTEQHHPAAEYRIEELAHRSGTTVRTIRAYQDRGLLPKPERRGRANVYGAAHLARLRQISDLLDRGYTLASIKDLLEAWDAGRGLSGVLGLVAEIDGPWTDEETGRITRQELAATFGGSSDDAAVADAVELGVLEPVPGSPEEFLVPSPQELAVAAELHSAGVPLPAISGHLRELRVQVEHIASRFLDFTTEHVFQQYFDHPPSDAEAEEAAGLVRRLRPLAQQTVDAELARAMRLLASRYLRHQLHRETPERGTAVEHVPLPADTVRSVRELVGPAGVAAFVAAAADREVSARRMDSLVAHAAPAVPGPDDDRRTGPAG, encoded by the coding sequence TTGACCGAGCAGCACCACCCCGCGGCCGAGTACCGCATCGAGGAGCTGGCGCACCGGAGCGGCACCACGGTCCGTACGATCCGCGCGTACCAGGACCGCGGGCTGCTGCCCAAGCCGGAGCGCCGGGGCCGGGCGAACGTCTACGGTGCCGCGCACCTCGCCCGGCTGCGCCAGATCTCGGACCTGCTGGACCGCGGGTACACCCTGGCCAGCATCAAGGACCTGCTGGAGGCGTGGGACGCGGGGCGGGGGCTGAGCGGGGTGCTGGGGCTGGTCGCCGAGATCGACGGCCCCTGGACGGACGAGGAGACCGGCCGGATCACCCGCCAGGAGCTGGCGGCGACCTTCGGCGGCAGCTCCGACGACGCGGCGGTGGCCGACGCGGTGGAGCTGGGGGTGCTGGAGCCGGTGCCGGGCAGCCCGGAGGAGTTCCTGGTGCCCAGCCCGCAGGAGCTCGCGGTCGCGGCCGAGCTGCACTCCGCCGGGGTGCCGCTGCCGGCCATCTCAGGTCATCTGCGGGAGCTGCGGGTGCAGGTGGAACACATAGCCTCCCGCTTCCTGGACTTCACCACCGAGCATGTCTTCCAGCAGTACTTCGACCATCCGCCGAGCGACGCCGAGGCGGAGGAGGCGGCCGGTCTCGTCCGCCGGCTGCGGCCGCTGGCCCAGCAGACCGTCGACGCCGAACTTGCGCGCGCCATGCGGCTGTTGGCGAGCCGGTACCTCCGGCACCAGCTGCACCGCGAGACTCCCGAGCGGGGGACCGCCGTCGAGCACGTACCGCTGCCGGCCGACACCGTGCGGTCCGTCCGGGAGCTCGTCGGCCCGGCGGGGGTCGCCGCCTTCGTCGCCGCGGCCGCCGACCGTGAGGTGAGCGCCCGCCGGATGGACTCGCTGGTCGCGCACGCCGCGCCGGCGGTGCCCGGCCCCGACGACGACCGCCGCACGGGACCCGCCGGGTGA
- a CDS encoding SDR family oxidoreductase, which produces MSRAVDESGEAGVSTALEGARERRIATGGVELCVAELGDPARPTVMLVHGYPDSKEVWSRVAPLLAERFHVVLYDVRGCGRSTAPQPLRGGYTLEKLTDDFLAVADAVSPDRPVHLVGHDWGSVQSWEFVTVRRTQGRIASFTSMSGPSLDHFGHWIKKRMARPTPRRAAQLLSQGAKSWYVYLLHTPALPELAWKGPLGKRWPKILERVEKVPAGDYPTASLPTDAAHGAWLYRDNVRARMRRPRTDAYAHCPVQLITPTGDAFLSERLYDELEQWVPQLTRRTLPAKHWIPRTRPDQLAAWIEEFVTAKEEGDPAKEVVASGRYADRFGGRLVLVTGAASGIGRATAFAFAEAGARVVAVDRDAEGAARTADMARLIGAGAAWAEVVDVSDEAAMEKLADKVAAEYGTVDVLVNNAGIGLSGSFLETTSEDWKKVLDVNLWGVIHGCRLFGRQMADRGQGGHIVNTASVAAYLPSRALPAYSTSKAAVLMLSECLRAEFAGRGIGVSAICPGLVNTSITTTSHVAGVSPEEEQRRQSKAARLYSMRNYPPEKVADAILRAVVRNQAVVPVTPEAHGSRALSRFAPRALRAIARLEPPL; this is translated from the coding sequence GTGAGCAGGGCAGTTGACGAGAGCGGGGAGGCGGGCGTGAGCACGGCACTGGAGGGCGCGCGGGAGCGCCGGATCGCGACGGGCGGCGTGGAGTTGTGCGTCGCGGAGCTGGGCGATCCGGCTCGGCCCACGGTGATGCTGGTGCACGGCTATCCGGACAGCAAGGAGGTCTGGTCGCGGGTCGCGCCGCTGCTGGCGGAGCGCTTCCATGTGGTGCTGTACGACGTCCGGGGCTGCGGGCGGTCCACGGCGCCGCAGCCGCTGCGCGGCGGGTACACCCTGGAGAAGCTGACCGACGACTTCCTGGCGGTGGCCGACGCCGTCAGCCCGGACCGGCCCGTCCATCTGGTGGGGCACGACTGGGGTTCGGTGCAGTCCTGGGAGTTCGTGACGGTGCGGCGCACCCAGGGCCGGATCGCCTCCTTCACCTCGATGTCCGGCCCGTCCCTGGACCACTTCGGGCACTGGATCAAGAAGCGGATGGCCCGGCCCACCCCGCGCCGCGCCGCCCAGCTGCTCAGCCAGGGCGCCAAGTCCTGGTACGTCTACCTGCTGCACACCCCCGCGCTGCCCGAGCTGGCGTGGAAGGGCCCGCTGGGGAAGCGCTGGCCGAAGATCCTGGAGCGCGTCGAGAAGGTCCCGGCCGGGGACTACCCCACCGCCTCGCTGCCCACCGACGCCGCGCACGGCGCCTGGCTGTACCGGGACAACGTCCGGGCCCGCATGCGCCGGCCGCGCACGGACGCGTACGCGCACTGCCCGGTTCAGCTGATCACCCCGACCGGCGACGCCTTCCTGTCGGAGCGGCTGTACGACGAGCTGGAGCAGTGGGTGCCGCAGCTCACCCGCCGCACGCTGCCCGCCAAGCACTGGATACCGCGCACCCGCCCGGATCAGCTGGCCGCCTGGATCGAGGAGTTCGTCACGGCCAAGGAGGAGGGCGATCCGGCCAAGGAGGTCGTCGCGAGCGGGCGGTACGCGGACCGGTTCGGCGGCCGGCTGGTACTGGTGACCGGCGCGGCGAGCGGCATCGGCCGGGCCACGGCGTTCGCGTTCGCCGAGGCCGGTGCGCGGGTGGTCGCGGTGGACCGGGACGCCGAGGGCGCGGCCCGTACGGCCGACATGGCCCGGCTGATCGGGGCCGGTGCCGCCTGGGCGGAGGTGGTGGACGTCAGCGACGAGGCGGCGATGGAGAAGCTCGCCGACAAGGTCGCCGCCGAGTACGGCACCGTCGACGTCCTGGTGAACAACGCGGGCATCGGCCTGTCCGGCTCCTTCCTGGAGACCACCTCCGAGGACTGGAAGAAGGTCCTGGACGTGAACCTCTGGGGCGTCATCCACGGCTGCCGGCTCTTCGGCCGGCAGATGGCCGACCGCGGCCAGGGCGGCCACATCGTCAACACCGCCTCGGTCGCCGCCTACCTGCCCTCCAGGGCGCTGCCGGCGTACAGCACCTCCAAGGCGGCGGTACTGATGCTCAGCGAGTGCCTGCGCGCGGAGTTCGCCGGCCGGGGCATCGGCGTCAGCGCCATCTGCCCGGGCCTGGTCAACACCAGCATCACCACCACCTCGCACGTCGCCGGAGTCTCGCCGGAAGAGGAGCAGCGCCGCCAGTCCAAGGCCGCGCGGCTCTACAGCATGCGCAACTACCCGCCGGAGAAGGTCGCGGACGCCATCCTGCGCGCGGTGGTGCGCAACCAGGCGGTCGTGCCCGTCACTCCGGAGGCCCACGGCTCCCGCGCCCTCTCCCGTTTCGCGCCGCGGGCCCTGCGCGCGATAGCCCGGCTCGAACCGCCTCTGTAA
- a CDS encoding M24 family metallopeptidase, which produces MTTAATASTAATRHRAAASVTGAELQGFREVQRLAYACAEAVAAQLKPGVTEREAARMQRRRLRERGVTDWFHLPFAWFGDRTAFANFRVPLQFFPTNRVLEPGMPFILDMAPVYKGFTADIGYSGCLGLSPLHDRLLADLEAHRELILREVRERRPLREIYEDVERLMVRQGYANRHRAYPFGVIAHKVDRVRERRWSPTLFGFGTQSLKGLASDALHGHREGWSPLWSPHRFSDHPPRPGLWAVEPHLGFRGTGAKFEEILVVTDSKDPEESAFWLDDDLPHVRRWQEEKAA; this is translated from the coding sequence ATGACCACAGCAGCGACCGCGAGCACAGCAGCGACCAGGCACAGGGCCGCAGCCTCGGTGACGGGCGCCGAGCTCCAGGGGTTCAGGGAGGTCCAGCGGCTGGCGTACGCGTGCGCCGAGGCGGTGGCCGCGCAGCTGAAGCCGGGGGTGACCGAGCGGGAGGCGGCCCGGATGCAGCGCCGCCGGCTGCGCGAGCGGGGCGTCACGGACTGGTTCCACCTGCCCTTCGCCTGGTTCGGTGACCGCACGGCCTTCGCGAACTTCCGCGTGCCGTTGCAGTTCTTCCCGACGAACCGGGTGCTGGAGCCGGGGATGCCGTTCATCCTCGACATGGCTCCGGTGTACAAGGGCTTCACCGCCGACATCGGGTACTCCGGCTGCCTCGGCCTCAGCCCGCTGCACGACCGGCTGCTGGCCGACCTGGAGGCGCACCGCGAGCTGATCCTCCGCGAGGTGCGCGAGCGCCGGCCGCTGCGGGAGATCTACGAGGACGTCGAGCGGCTCATGGTCCGCCAGGGGTACGCCAACCGGCACCGGGCCTATCCGTTCGGCGTGATCGCCCACAAGGTCGACCGCGTGCGTGAACGGCGCTGGTCACCCACGCTGTTCGGCTTCGGCACCCAGTCGCTCAAGGGGCTGGCGTCCGACGCGCTGCACGGCCACCGCGAGGGCTGGTCCCCGTTGTGGAGCCCGCACCGCTTCTCCGACCACCCGCCGCGGCCCGGGCTGTGGGCGGTCGAACCACACCTCGGCTTCCGGGGCACCGGCGCGAAGTTCGAGGAGATCCTGGTCGTCACCGACTCCAAGGACCCCGAGGAGAGCGCCTTCTGGCTGGACGACGATCTGCCGCACGTGCGGCGTTGGCAGGAGGAGAAGGCGGCGTGA